Within the Gopherus flavomarginatus isolate rGopFla2 chromosome 8, rGopFla2.mat.asm, whole genome shotgun sequence genome, the region GTAGAGACTGGAGCCAGGTGGTTGATAAAAATGTGTTGGTGGTGTCTGTGGGGCACATGGGCAAGTTTTGTGACAGCAGTTGCAAGGGAGGGTGGACATGGAGCTGCttggtttgaagagctagtatcgcCTAGTGCgtgtctgcttggtgctccataGCGTTTAAGAGTTGCTCCGGGGCTTCTTTCTGGTGTGCtgcattctcctttcagtccctcttctgcTGTCCCGCCActcttcaattcctgtttctcggcggcagagtgcatcataacctcatgcagaaagtcctccttagttcttcttggctGCTTTCTAATTTTGCACAGCCGGTCTGCCGCCGATAACAGGGAGGCTgtgctcccaaggtcatctctgtgaagtttaaatgcaacattttgcaGAAGCagaattgtttgcaacacagaccacactaattcagtgctttaaaacacagccagtactcacacacctgtcactaactggctgatcccaggcaagcacacatgagccacaataCCCCCAAAATGGTGAACAACCGCAGGGGCAAGGTAAATCACTCTTTCCGAACCCTGCTGTACACAGGgcacgtggctcttggggagaatCAGCACTGTAGGGGGGGGGACCTTATAATCATTCCTTTCCCCACACTTTCCATAGGATGTGATCAtaatggaagatatcttgctgctgatgTTGAGCAGGGAATCCAGGGATGCTCTTCTCCAAGTCTGttgcttccgccctggcccctatgcggctcgcctgtgtgcagcagtggtcgTCCCCCTCCCCGGCCATGCCTTTGACGGCACAGTGGCATGGATAAGTTactgttaatggggcaagaaacaaagtagCTCTGCTGAAGAACCTGCagcagcggattgcccagtatctccatgagagtttcctggagatctctgaggcagattcccatgaagtgagggagtcaaacAGCCTGTTCCGCCACTCAGACTAGACATgcagtgggagacaagcctgctttctgcagccctcctgcccccaacaactctcttcagtgattcccaaaatcagatccacttaccagaggcctcctctcctgtttgcgctttgCCAAGATCCGACTGCTGTGCCTGACTAGGCTCctctggggtagaaaagagctcctggctgcatgcatctctggtcTCCGAGTCATCCTCTGTCTCTGGGTAcccttccccctccacatcctcatccaagatttcctcctcctggctcagtccactctcgactggcacgCGAGCCAATGAAGTATGCACAGgggccttcgcagtggaggtggggtcaccaccgagTATCGCGTCTAGCTCTTTGTTGAACTGGCGAGCTGGTGGGAACAGCACCAGAGTGTTGGTTTGCCTCCAgcaccttgtggtaggcattctgtAGCTCCTTCACTTTTACCCTACATTGCAatggcccctttctatcatgcattgtgaaatctgtcccTAGGtgtcataattcctatggctggagtgctgctgggactgcacagccccctctccccaaatgccaatgaggtccagcagctcggcattgctccaagcgggggatcacctggtgcgtggagcaggcatagccacctggaaagatgtgcacgcatcaccaagcaaacaggaaggggactttcaaattggcaaaggaatgtatggggtggggatgacggttggtcacctgagggcaaggcagtggagttcaaaccaatgagcagagagatgagaacaggcattgtgggacagcttccAGAGGTCAATCGCAGCACTGTAATTGCTATGGTGTCTATACTGGCACCGCAGCGCTGTAGCCCCAGCACCGAAAGCTCTATGCTTGTCAtaggggtgggtttttttacagcgctgcaactgcgcagtttctgtgcactaagtggcttggcagtgtgtacacctcgggagttacaatgcagaaatctgctttactgcgcagaaacttgccagtgtagacaaggcctaagtactTGTAAAGAGGACAACTTTCAGTAGAAGGGCACTGAAGGCTTGATTCTTATCATTCTAACATTGACATCATTCTGTTGATAGCAATGGAATGACTcttatttacattggtgtaattgCAGTCAGAATAAGACCCTATGTACCATGGCAACCCAGAGACAAACACTAATTCAGGTAACCCTAAcccaaggatttgtttttaacttACTTCAGAAGACATTTTTAGTAAGCATAAAATGTGATCTGTGAATTACACTGTAAAGATGCTTTACTTTTTCAGTCATGGATAATCTGTGTTATAAGATCATACAACAGTCAGACAAATTAGAGCTTTTTCACCATCTGTTTTTGGAAAATGTCACACCCCTTTCATGAAGTTGAGGGAATGTTTGGGATTATAATTTACAGCCATCCAAAGCATCAATTTTTCCAGTCAGCAGAAAGTTAATAAATGCAATGTTCAAATTGGTCTTGTGAAACTTGGTTTTGTGATGTTGCCTAGCAAAGCAGATCCTGACTAACGCAGTTTAAAAGCCTGACGTGCCACATAATGCACAAAGCGATATATATAAACCAGGAAGCAATCCAAAGGAAACAGCACATTTTAGCCCTGCTACAGCCCATCCACGAGAACACGGATGGAGAAAATAGGTGCTGGCTGGTTTAGCCAGCAAATGTAAGTatttttgcttctgtttatctctgaAAGTATTAAGACTGCCTAAGTAGTTTAAGCCAGGATTCCTCAGGGCTGTTTGTTTGGGCTTTGTTATCCTCTACTTCTGTTTATTCTCTGACATGGTTTTGAGAAAGACAAGCTGGctgaaagcttgcctctctcaccaacagaagttggtccaatagaagctattacctcacccacttgtctctctcatatcctgggaccaacatggctgcaacaacactgcaaacaacaattcTGAGAGGAATTTTGTAAtgacatgttcattttatattaaatatcatCAGTGATATTGTGTTCTTATCAGAGTATGCAGGCATCATAATGCATGTTATGAAACTGCTACTGTTAACTGAGATTTGTTAAGTATTCTGACATCCTTGAATGAAAGGAGCTgtagaaattaaaaatattgtagACCATAACCTAAAGATTTTACTCTCTCCTAATTCAGGAAAACTCCCTTTGGTTTCTAATGAAGTTTTGTCGGAATAAGGACTGAATAAAAATGGAATTACACCATTAGGGTCATGCCCTATAGAAAGTGACCCATTTGGAAATATTCTGTAACTAATGCTActaaagaaatgtttaaaaatataaataaataaagagggcCAGATTTGCTACTTTGCCCTTGTTAAAGCAGAGTGGGAGGCTATCCTGGAGCCAGTTATGATTCCCTATTTTCAGTTAGGGTTGACAACTGTCTAATCATACAAACCCAatatccctgccctgccccttccctgaggctccacccctgccccaccacttttctgaggccctgctcctgctcacttcacacaccccttctcccctccccccgttgCTAGCTCTCTCTAACCCAtattcactttcaccaggctggggcagggggttgggatgtgagagggggtgcgggctctgggctggggcctgaggagttcagagtgtgggagggggctccaggctgagcctggggcaggggcttggggtgcagaagggggctcagggatgggacagggggttgggatgtgggagggggtgaggggtgtgggctctgggagggagtttgggtgcaaaagGGGACTCTGGCCcggggcagggtgttgggataTGGGAGGGGGCGTGGACTCCTGGAGGGGTTCAGGACTGcggcagggggtttgggtgtgggagggggttgagggtgctggctctgggagggggctcagggttggggcaggggtgctggctccagctaggcagcgcttaccttggatggctcccagttggcagcacaacaaggctaaggcaggctccttgcctgccctggctccacgccaatcccagaagcggccagcacatctctaCGGCTCTTTGGGGGGTAGGGGACTCTGTGCGCTGGCCCTGCCTgaaggcaccgcccccacagctcccattgactatcgttcccagccaatgcgagctgcagagtcagcgctCAGGGGCAGCGCACGGAGACCTCCTGATCCCCGCCCCAGGAGcctcagggatgtgctggccgcttctgggagcagtgcagggccagggcaggcagggagcctgccttagccctgctacgctgccagacttttagtggcctaaaatctcttggtttggcttcagtagcctctgggagatagagCCCAGTTCTGGGAGACTCCTGGCAaaactgggagggttggcaaccctagtttcaGTCCAGCCTCAATGCAGGTTAGAGCAACCCAGGTCAGGGGCTGGTTGCTTTAACATGTGCCAATTAAGGATAGCTGGAATACAGTGCATCTAACTGCTCCTCCCCCATTCTCCTCACCTGCACTGAGGGCTATCGAGATGGCAATGCAGGAGCCAGCTAAATTGGCTCTCTATACTCTGGGGCCCTTCCCATACTGAAGGTATCCCTGGCTAGAGGGATGCAGTCAGACTTTTATTCCCTTTGTGTAGCCTGAGAGGCACACAGGAAGCAGAGGAAGGCACATAATCTACCCCATTATCTATATCTATCCATATacatacactctctctctttctctatcacacccacacacacacgatgGATGCCTAGGATAGATGCGGTTTCAACCTcatagggagggctctgagtcaCTCCACAGAATTCTTTCCCTGGTGCTTGACTGgtggatcttgcccacatgctcagggtttaactgatggccatatttggggttgggaaggaatttctccccaggtcagattggcagagaccctggggcatAAGCATTGACTCcgggggtgctctggggctggagcactcatggaaaaaaatagtgggtgctcagcacccaccagccacagttgTTCAGTggggccctgctgatcagctgtttggcagctgaggaaggggttgtgggggagggcagagagtggCGGGCGAGCAGTGGCctcggggagggggtggagcaagAGTGGGACGAGGCAGAGTGAGGGCttcagggaggggcagggtgggggtgggaagaggtggagcaagggtggggcgtcaggggaaggggtggagtgggaccagggcctcagggcagagcaggggtggagcttTGATTGATGTGAAGTTTGGATGGATTCAAAGTtagttttccatttgttttttgttACCACACTCCCGAGAAGAGTTGTAAAGCtgaataattaattaattgcatGTATTCTCTCAGTTTGAAATATTAACAAACAACTTCCATCTGTATACACGTATACACGTCACCCACAGATACAGCTGGCAGTCTTGAGTTTAGCTGGCATCCCCTCGTTAGCTTAATAGAGCTATACAGTATACAGCTATAGAAGGTTTACAACAGTACTTTGTTGGTGTGGGGCAAATAATGCTTTCAGGAGCTGTAGGAGTTGTCCCATtaagaatatttttaatgaaaacatgcACAGTTTTAGTGCAATCTGCTGCACACCCAAAGATTAAAATATGcgtttttcagaagtgactttatAAGCGAGCAGTACACTTTAGTACTATGTCAAATCAGAGATTATCCAAATTGAAGAAGAGACACCTGactttcccaatttttttttcagttctgacTGGAGATGAGCCTGTACCAAGCTCCCAGATATGACAAAGAAGCTTTGAGGATTTTTCCTGTTTCAAACTTAGATcacagaaatgtaaggctggacgGGATGTTGAGCAGTCCTTCAGTCCAGCCCCCCTgggctgaggcaagaccaagttatacctagagcatccctgacaggtgtttgtctaacctattcttaaaaatcgtcaatgatggggattcctcaatctgccttggaagcctattccagtgctttactaTCCTTATCTGGATTTTCATTTCATTAACTACTCACGTCTTTATAAAGAGCCAAACCAAAACTGGATTCAAACACCCATCTGACCCACCATCTCCAGCTCAAAGGATGTTTCAAATCAAAATCTAGCTTGAGCCTGATTCTAACAGTGTGCCCATCTTTAAACACCTTTCTCCActcctcaccctcagaggtgacATGCATCTATGTCTCAGTAACATATCACCTGCTATATTCTTCTCTCATTATATCAGCTCAAGCCCACTGATTTAATTGGAGTAGCACTCGTCACTGTGTAATGACAGGAGAATTTAGCTTTATGAGAGGGAGTACAGAATAATTTTTCCAATTCATCTACAGGGGAATTAAATGAAGGCAAAGTGTTATTGCCTGTATTGCAGGTTAGCCAAGATCCTGGGGCTGAGCACTCCTACTCTTGTCAAAAGGATTATTTTGATGACTCATTTACACTTGTAACTAAAGGCTGAGAGAATGAAAATCATCTGGGTCAATCTGATACAAGTCCAAGCCTCAACAAGCAACAGATTAAGTGGGGAAAGTCTTAATCTAGAAAATTGTTTTGTGAGATTTACAACACCAAGCAGCACTCAGCATTATTTCTTTCACAATAtctcataaaaaacaaacaaaaactccaaTAAACCAAGACTTGAGGGAAGTTGCACTGGAAAAAACTTGATGAATAAAATACTCATATGTGAAGGAAATTTTTCTATTATACCTAGTAAAATTTCTGGGCATTCTGATCTGATTTAAACTCAACATTCGAGTAGCAGGAAACTGATAATTGTCATAATTGTAGTAAGAATAAAGCCAGGATGAACATTAACATGGAACTATTGCAGCAAAAGCCTTAGGTATAGGCATGCAACACGTACTTTTTACCAATGGCTCATACAAAATTGCTTGAGTAGCCACAAACTATATTATTTTATGATCAGGAAAGATCCTTTTAAATCTCATCTTTTACTGTGCACCGATAGGGTTTTAGAGTGAGGGACCAGAGCTAACAAACATGTTTGACACTTCTATTACTCTAATAAACTACATGAGTCTTAACCTAAAGATTCTTTGGAGTGATCTTTAATGACAAAATAAGCAATAGGTCATCAATAGTTTTTGGGGTCATTGATCTGCCATCTACAAATTTCCCATGACCCCAACAGTCATTCTAATTCATCACAAATGTACCTGACATTGTGTATTACACAGTTTGGGCCAGTCCCTGAGAAGATCGGAACATCTACAAATCCCACTGAATGTAATGTAGGGTGTAGGCAGTCTACCCCTTCTGGCAATTTGACCTTTTAAAATATAAGGCCAAATCTTGAGGTCCTTAGTCAGCTTTCACTCAGACCTTACCTaatgcaaaactcctattgaagttaatgggagtcttgcATGGGTAAAAGCTGAATaaagacctcaggatttggcccttattaATTAGATTGTTTCAGCATAGTAATAAGAAATGGCTATGAAGAATTACTAAGTGAACATGATATGGCTGTTCTAAAGTACTCATATGAGGCAATACTTAACTTCCCACAGGACAGAAATGGAAAATCTACTCTTTTCTTTTCATTGCATTAAAGGGAAAGGTGAAGTGCTTCCAGTTTCTCGGGCTAGAGGAAAATGCTCACAATTCATTTCACACAGTTTTTATCAGCTAAGAGATTACTCCAGTTGGAGTGCACAGGCACTGGCTGTTTTCATAGGATGCTATGGGAAAGCTGCTTCAAAActcatgtccctgctgctccaggTCTTAGTCTGGATGTAAAGTCTTCCCATAATTTTCACCTCCTGTCTCAGTATCTCATAACCTACAACAACTACAgaattccttcctccctcccatttGTAATTTCTTACAGTGCTATGAACCATTCCTCTACTCCCAGATCAGTCCAGACAGATATAATAACATCCAGATGGAGCCAGCAGGAGTCcaatttaacaaacaaacaaaccagagaTATGCAACCAGCCTTGGTGGGAAATGAGAGAAGTCTATAATTTTAGCTCTGTTAAACACAGCACAAAATGCCAGTATTTGCCATATAAACAAAATACACTGGTTGGGGAATAATTTATTGCTTGTTGTCTTTTGAAACTATAGTACCAATAAGCAATAATAATTTATTTGTTATAAAAAGAACTTGAAATGTGTGTCAGGCTCTAAACCATTGGTTTTCAACTGAGGTCTGCGAACacctgggggtccacagactatgtctaaaatttccaaaggggtctgcacctccattggacattttttttaggggtctgcaagtGAAAAAAAGTCgaaaacccctgctctagattgTTACCATGagaactgtaaaaataaaatcaacataCTGGACAAATTTAGAATAGTGAAATTGCTGAGGACAGATGTCTATGAGGCCAGGCTTCATTTAGTGTTTAAAGCAGCCATGAGAATGCTACATCATCATTACTCAATCTAAACATAAAGACAGAATGTTGTGGCAGCTGCAGAAAGGGTGGGAGAGACTATGATGaacctaaggtgaccagatgtcccgattttatagggacagtactgatttttgggtctttttcttgtataagcTCCcattaccccccccacccccgtcccgatttttcacacttgctgtctggtcaccctagatgaacCTAACAGTAGGACACAGGCTGCTTCTTTTATGAGGGCCACTGGGCAATCCCATCAGCCTCTGGGATTAGGCAGTGGTAGCATGGTCTGTGAAAAATGAGTGTTCTATTAGTGGGGCAGTGCTTCAACACCATCTTTCCCCATTGGAATGGCCTCTACTTTTTTGCCAGGTTGTAGGCCAGGGCCATTTTGGGATAGTTGATATTCGTCCACATAAAAATGAATGTTGATAGAGAGTTTCCTTTTGTATCACAAAACCCTCTTTCCCACTGTTCTTACTCCCGCACCTATAAGCCTCAGTGATCAGGCTTGTGACTTGGTGACAGTGAGCAGGCTTGTTGAATATATGGTAGatgcaaaagaaaaaacacaagacCAAGTATCATGGACACTAACTTCTTTACCAAAAGGGATTCTCTCTAGGGCCACCCAAACAAGTCCATTTGCTCACATGTGAAAATGTACTTCTGGGAATCCTGATGAACACAAGTTAACCAACTAACCATAGTTAAAGTTATAGTGGCTAACGACCATAACATTCATAATACTGTTCTCAGTGGGACATGTTTCTGATGATAATTCCTGGATGAAATTGAcaggagaaataattcttctgctctactctgcaatgattaggcctcaactggagtagtgtgttcagttctgggtgccatatttcaggaaagatgtgaacaaactggagaaagaccagagaagagcaacaaaaatgattaaaggtctagagtaCATGACCTATcaggaaatattgaaaaaaatgggtttgtttagtctggaaaagacaagacagaggggacatgataacagttttcacgtacataaaaggttgttacaaggaggaggaggaagaattgttctttttaacctctgaggataggacaagaagcaatgggcttaaattgcaggaagggaggtctaggctggacattaggaaaaacttctgaactgtcaggatggttaagcaatggaataaattgccaagggaggctttggaatctccatcattggagatttttaagagcaggttagacaaacatctgtcatgagtgcaggggactggactagatgacctcttgaggtcccttccagtcttatgagtCTATGGTATTCTCcctgttttattcatttatttgatCTGTGAAATGAGTAACTTCATTTTATTCTTCTAGTCTTTTAAtgtgttgtattttaaaaatagttttctaaTATAAACATGGAAAAAGTATTGATACACTAATGTTTCTTGAACTATTGTTTTCAAGACAAGTAAGTACAAAAAATGAAGAACATTTATGCAATGAACTCAGCAAACAAAATACGGAtatcaggccagattctgatctcatctaTACCAATATGAATCCACAGTCACTCCAAGTCAGCAGAGTGACTCCAGATTGATACTGACATTATTTACAATAAAAATTCAGTCCCTTGGGTTTGTTCTCAGTTGCTTTCACAAAAGTTGCAATGTTCAGTATTTTCTTACAACTATTGGTTATGAAGCTGGATAATAAACCAATGTCATGATTATATTATAGTAAACAAGTTAGTAGTAAGTGTCTATAACAAATGGAGAGATATTTAAACTTTCTGAAATCTATCTCATTACAGGACTTCTTCCCTATCCAGTGTTTTTCTGAAGAGAGACCACATGAGAGATCTCAGAAGATACTTGGTACTCAAATATattcagtacttagtcctgccttctTCAAATACTCTCATTACTCTTTTGGGACTTTTAGGCAGTCTGTATGCAATACTCATTCTGAAGTCTCCAAGCATATCATATAAGTCCACTGCTGTTTTTATTTCATACATAGCAAAAGCAGACATACTGGTTTTTGTTAGCATTGTTTCCAAGATGATCATGGAGCCATTTGATGTTAAAATCGTATCTGCAGCCTTTACAACAGCCCTGTGGCAGAATTTCCTGACTGCAAATACACATATTTGCTGCCTGCTGCTAACCTGTGTTACTTTTGAGGCCCTTTTGATAAGCATATTTTCAGTAGAATCGCGCCATATAAGGACTGTGAAATACGCCAGACGGACATCTAATATGATCTACACTGTAGTAATTGCAGAATGCATCATTTTCCAGATGGAGGACTTCCAGGAACCTTTTGGCTTCAACAGTCAATATGTTTTGTTGCTTCACTTCTGTTACAGAGCATCATCTCTTCTCAGGTCTCTTAGTTATTCCATAGGCTTGTCTTTAAGGATAATCAATGTATATATTtactacaaaatattttttaatgtgtCTAATAGGTCTAGGCTAAAGACAAAGTAATGTACCTCCTAGAAGAAACAAGTACTCTATAGCCCAATATAGAGAATATGGAAAATGctcttttaaaagtgatggggtttgaattacataAACATAAGCCAGGCAATCCAGGATCAAGGCTGATTGTTTTATGACTAGGTATTTAAGTTTGTCATGCTGAGCTGATAAATGATATGTATTGCAGGGCTGAGGAAAAGCTAAACT harbors:
- the LOC127056838 gene encoding uncharacterized protein LOC127056838 translates to MEKIGAGWFSQQMTSSLSSVFLKRDHMRDLRRYLVLKYIQYLVLPSSNTLITLLGLLGSLYAILILKSPSISYKSTAVFISYIAKADILVFVSIVSKMIMEPFDVKIVSAAFTTALWQNFLTANTHICCLLLTCVTFEALLISIFSVESRHIRTVKYARRTSNMIYTVVIAECIIFQMEDFQEPFGFNSQYVLLLHFCYRASSLLRSLSYSIGLSLRIINVYIYYKIFFNVSNRSRLKTK